CTTAATTGCCTGAGCTGAATGACTCAGATCGCCGGAGTAGCGCTGCAAACCGTCGAAAACCTCCTGCAAATTGTGCAATACAGCTTGAATATTTTCATTAGAAGATGAAACTGCAGCGGCCTCATCTTCGGTGCTTTTCTCGACAGCAACCAGAGTTGAGTGCATGGCCAAGTTGATCTGCTCAACTTTTGAGCCAATTAGCTTTCCGGTTTCTCCGGATAATTTCGACAATTTTCTCACCTCGTCGGCAACCACGGCAAAACCGCGCCCGGCGTCCCCCGCGCGGGCTGCCTCAATGGCGGCATTCAACGCAATCAGGTTGGTTTGATCGGCAATGCGAGCCACCTCTCTGGCCATGGTTTTTAACTCTTCGACAAACCCGGTCAGCGAACGAATCCGCTCCAAAACCGTTAGGTTTTCTTGAAGCGACGCTTCGAGTGAGCCAACAACCTGACGCAAGCGCTGATTACTGGTCAGAAAAATTTCTGCGTTGTCCTGACCTAATGACGAATTGGAGGAGTTTAGTGTCTCATTGAGACTGACTGTTATGCCTGCGAAGTGTTGAGTCAACGCCCCAACCGCCTGTTCCATTTCCTGTCTGGAACTTTCGATATGCGCCGCCCATGCCGGAGTGATTAATCGCGAAAAATCATCGACACTGTCGACATACCGCTTGACATTTTTAATATCAATTACAGGTTCTTTATTAATTACGCTCCGAACAGGCGGAGGAGTGATTTTTCGGCCTAACCAAAACCCTAATCCACCACAAATCGAACCGGTTAAAAATAAAAATAGGATGTCATAAAGACTCATGTGTTTAACGCCTCTTTATTATTATAAAAATTTACCGAGACCCAAAAATGGTTTAAACATCTGTTCCTGCTTGCCATGATCTGTTGCGGATATGCTATAGCAAAAACCCATTTTAAAACCTTGGGGTATCCCGTGTTTTTATAACTTATTTGGAGCATTTGTGTGACGATGCTATCAAATAAGCAGATAACCACCGGCACCAACAACTCATTACCCCCCGAAACTTCCTGCTACCGTTTGGCATGAAAACTCGACAAGCCGACTGCGTATGTAGAATTGGAGCGTGACCCAATCAATAAAACCCAAAGTCCGTCGTTAGAAAAATCGGCTAACTTAATACTGGTTAGTGTTCCACTAATCTCGATCCATGCAAAGCAAACTGCCTTATTGATTGAAAGACTTAACACTGCCCACCGTGAATAGCAAACATCAGAAAACTGTTATATTTGCTTTATGATCGAAACTATAATTTTCGAAAGATGAGGTGGTAACCATGCCGCTTGGAGCAGAACCAATCAGCCAACTCAACCCACCTTAAGCCGCAGCTGATTTTTAACTCACAGACCGGATACAATTTACGTTACGCAACGCGATTACCTCCGCCAATTAAGTTTTGATATTGACCAGCAATCCTTTTTGAAACCGGTCAATCGACTCTTTTATCTGTATCGCTTCTTCTGACGGGATCTGTCTAATCACTTCCTTTGTCGACTTATCGATAACCTGAATGACATGCTCACCACTTCTTTCATCAATCGAAAAAATAAGATCGGAATTGAACATACTTTGCAGTTTCTCTGAAATACGTTTCAATTCATCGCGATTTGAATTAGGCTCAGTAGGGACCGATTCTGTCTTGGGGATTAATTCAGTCGCTTGCTTAACCCCTTCGCTTTTTGTTTCATTAGGCTTCGCATCTTTTGATAGCCCGGAAATTGAATCAGCGGGAGCAAGTCCATCAACTTTATAAGATGCAACTTTTAGACTTAATGCATTGCTAATATCCATAACCACCCCCTTTAGCAAGATTACCGAATAGCCGAAACATTACGCAGAGACCACTCCTGTATCAGACCAAAATAATCAGTTATCTATAAAGATAGCGGAACTTACGACCTCTAGGAGCCATACTGGCCCGACACAACCAGAAACTTTAACGCTTAGCCGCTTGACAAGCTCATCGCTACGCGAACCAACCATTAATGCCTCAGATACTATATAGCATAGAATTAACCGGATCATGCCGGATTGTTTTGACTATACTGTCATCTGTAGCGGAATCAATTAATTTGACACCCATAATATTAAGCAGCAATTAGTTGTAGGTGCTATTTTGCCTTCACAAGCCAAAATACCGCATTGAACTATCTAAAATATCCAGATCCTTTACCTGCCTTTTATGACTCAGTTTGACAACAAATTCATAGGTCTCGTGCCACTTTTGCGCATGAGTATCAATGGAGACGACTTAAGGTCTACCTGCCAGAATTTACTGACTAAAGCCGCCGACAATCCTGAAAACTCGAATTTGTGGATGAATCTTTCCACGGCAATGTTATGCATAGAACAACGGGATATCGGCCTGTCGATTCAGTCTCAAGCGTTGGAAATGAGCCGGATATACCACCTTGCCGCCGCTATTCAGCCAGCCAAGCTACGCCTATTGATGCTGATGACTCCCGGCGACTTGGCCGCTAATACGCCACTCGATTGCTTATTGGAAAATACCGATATAGATTTGATTTATTATTACCTCTCCAGCGGAGATCCATTTGCTGAATCGATTCCAGACCACGACGCACTAATGGTCGCGTTTAGCGAGCTGGAAGAAAACGATAGTCTTATCGATACGCTGAGCCAGCGACTAAAAGACTGGCCGCACCCTGTCATCAATGCACCGCTATGCATCCCAAGTACCCGACGCGATAACGCCAGCCGACTTCTGCAGGATATCCCCGGCCTTTTCATTCCTTCGACATTTAGAGTGTCTCGAGCCGACCTCATATCGGTTGCCAATGCTAAGCTACCTCTTTCCGAATTGATAGCAAACCATGATTTCCCCATAATCCTAAGGCCGCTCGATTCTCACGCTGGCCGCGATCTAGTCAAAATCGAAAATACAGCGGAAATTACGGAATATCTTTCCCGCATTGAAGATTCAATGTTCTTCTTGTCAAAGTTTATCGACTATAGCGGCGAAGACGACCAATTCAGGAAATTCAGAATCGCGATTATCGATGGAACCCCCTTTGCTTGCCATATGGCCATTTCGTCGCATTGGATGATTCACTATGTGAATGCCGGTATGTACGAAGATGCGGCCAAGCGCAACGAAGAACGGCAGTTCATGGAAACCTTCGATAGCTTCATTCTTCGCCATGCAACAGCCTTAACGGAAATTCATCAGCGCACGGGATTGGATTATCTCTGTATCGATTGCGCGGAAACCGCCTCCGGTGAACTGCTGATCTTCGAAATTGACCATGCCATGATTGTGCATGCCATGGATAATGAAGCGCTTTTTCCCCATAAACGCCTCCATATTGAAAAAATATCGTCGGCATTTCGCGATTATTTGCTTCGACTCGCCGTTAGCGGAACCACCTCTAGCTGAAGCTATAACGGAATCAAACTTTGCATGATGAATTTACAAAATAGTCTGAATTTTTCGGGGGGACCCGGCGCTTTACCGGAAAGCGTTTTGTTACAGCTTAGCGAAGAACTCATTCAAGTGCCGGGATTAGGGATTTCAATTCTTGGGATCAGCCACCGTTCCGAGTGGTTTGCCGAGGTCATATCTGAACTTGAAGACAATATTCGGGCGCTGCTCGGCTTAAACGAAAAATATCATGTACTTCTGCTGCAAGGCGGTGCCACACAACAATTCTCCATGGTTCCCATGACCCTCTTGAGAGGAAAATCGACTGCAGCCGAGTATATACAAACAGGCTACTGGAGCGGCAAAGCTATCCCGGAAGCCAAACTTGAAGGACCCATTCGTGTAATCTGGAACGGCAGGGCAGCTGGCTTTAATCGCTTACCGACCGACGACGAGCTATGTTTTTCCCCTGATGCCCCCTACATTCATTACATTTCCAATGAGACAGTAGAAGGCTTGCAGTTTCAAAGGGTACTTGGGCGTGACGATGTGCCCCGGGTATGCGACATGTCGTCGGACTTTCTCTCCAAACCCGGCGATTTTGAGCGATTTTCGCTAATCTACGCCCACGCTCAGAAAAATATCGGCCCATCAGGTATAACAGTGGTGGTTGTGCGCGACGAGCTGATAGAGCAACCGCATGCGGAACTACCAAGCTTTCTCGACTACAAAACTCAGGCTAAAGCGCACTCCAACTTCAATACGCCGCCTGTTTTTGCGATATATGCCGTATTGCTGGTCACCCGCTGGCTAATTAAGGACATCGGAGGCCTAACGCAGATGGATCGAATCAACCGGCGAAAAGCCGAATTACTTTACGGTCTGATAGACGACAGCGACGGTTTTTATCAAGGCCGAGCAGAAACCGCAGACCGTTCTCTCATGAATGTCGTATTCAATCTCCCTAGCCTTGAGCTTGAGAAGCGCTTTATACAAGAATCGCAGGCGGCGGGATTTTCCGGACTTGCCGGACACAGGGCCATCGGCGGTCTGCGTGCTTCAATCTACAATGCCGTCACGATAGAAGCCGTTGAAGAACTAGTGAACTTTATGGATGCTTTTTGGCGCAAATCCGTGCGGAATTAGACGGGAAAGGTTCTACCCCAAAAATGCCGCTTACAGGCATTTAATTATTTGATGCGTAGCTTTTTACCGCGCGGCGTCCCCTATCAAGAGACAATTGCTGTTGAGCAATAACACTTCTTTGCTGTTCGACCCGCGCTTGAATATGCACATCCTGCCGCAAGATAGATTCAGCCAGTTGCTTAAGAAACGCCCTGTATTGTTCCGAAACTGTCGGAGAAAACAACCGGAGAAGATAAGCGTGCCTGGCCTCCATAACAACCGCCAACATTTTCCACGCGGAATGCTCAATACACGACTCTATTTTCTCCGAATAGGTATTCAATATATTGTTTTGCAATTCAATCCAAACCGGATCGGCATCGCTGGCATTTTCAGGCGATAGCATCCCAAGCTTCCTTGATATCCCGCATTAAGGCCGCGACTTCATCCAGTTTGGCCTCACTATTCTCATAACTGGCCTGAACTAACTGAGAATTAATGTAACTGTACAATTGATTTAAATTGATAGCCAAATCGCCGCCTTGTTCCAAATCCAAAGCTTCGTTTAAGCCGCCAACAATACCAATGGCTCGTGAAATAAAAAGACTTTTAGCTTCGAAGTCGCCATGAGCTATGGCGCCTTTTGCCGAATTGATTCTGGCAAGAAACCCTTCCATCAACATTTGAATAAGCCGATGCGGCGAATCCTCGCCCACCCCACCAACATTATGTACGTCAGTGTAATGTTGAGCCCGGTTTTTATAAGCGGGAGAATACATAAGAGGTTCCTCTTAATTTACAAATTATTGATCCAGTTACTTAAAAATGAACTGGTGGTATTTAATGTCCCCACTGTCACATCCATCGCAGTGAATTGTTTCAATAAAATGGCTTGAAAATTCGCCTGCCGTTCTTCAACGTCGATTTTTTGATCGCTCAGTGCCGATATCTGCTTTTTCAAGGAATTCTGGCGCGTCTCCAGAGAGCCGCCCGACTGCAAAAAAAGCTTCACCTTACTATCCAATCGAGTAGCAACGCCGTCCTCGGATGAAAACACATCGCTCACTGATTGCAAATCCGCATTTAGCGCCTCAGAAAGTTTGGTACTGTCAAGAGACATAACCCCATTTCTATCAATGCTGATGCCTATCATGGCCAAAGAATTGTAATCACCTGAAGCGGAAGAAACAGTACTGGTCGCGCCTTGACGAATCTGGCCGGTAACCAGCCGCAAAGTGGAGTCGCCAATCAGAGCGCCATTACCAGCTCCACTGCCATCTGTAGCACCGCCGAATTTACCTAGGTTTCGAGTGGTGGTGGCCAGTTTATTGTAACCATCAACAAAGCTCTGAACGGTTGCCTGAATCGCCTCCTGATCCAGATTAATTTGCACATCTACAGTGCCACCGACATTTGAATTTTGCAGATCAAGAGTTACACCCGGCAAAACATCGGAAATAGTGTTGCTACTACGCGTCGCCGTTTGTTGATCAACCTTTATAATCGCATCTAAAGGATCACTTAAAGATTGCAAATTACCGGAAAAAAAACTGGATATTCCCGATAAATCGGAATTATTACCGTCGTCATCGCTCCCACTGACGGTAAAGCCATTGCTAATGCCGGTATCCTTAGCCGTCAACACCAATTTTGATACCGTTTTTCCATTATCAGGATCGGTCGGTCCTGTCGACACATGATCGACATTTACGATACTAGCCGTGACAAAGTCATTTCCGGTCGCTCTGTTTATGGAATCCCTTAAATCTTCCAGCGTCGTTGTGTTGTCGGTTGTTATACTAAAAGTGGAACCGGCTGGCGTATCAAACGTTAAAGTTCCGCTACCTATTAGCGCGGAAGAATTACTAAACTCTGACGCGGCAATTGCCTTTTGAGCCTTGGCAAGTTGAACTACTTCCACGGCATAAGAACCGGAAACAGCACCAGCTGCGGCAGTGGCTTTTAATACCGATTCATCCGAAGATGTTGTTTTAAAGGTTTTAAAAAGATTGCCATCCTTTAACTTGGCGACAACCGAATTAAAATCGGATAACCCGCTTTTTAAAGTGCCTAAGCCGCTTAATAGCGCATTAGCCGTACTGGTTTTACGACTAATCGCGTTCAGGGCGGGTTGTGCTTCAGCTGTTGCCAACTGAGTGGCAAGATTCTGAATATCTATACCGGAACCGATGCCAGTTGAAGATACTATCATTTTGCCCCCCTTGCCCTTTCGATGACTTTAAGCACGATCTTGAAGCATGGATCCTTGCTGCCCATCCAGTTCCTGCATGCGTTTTATAAAATCCAGCGTTTCTTCCGCTGGAATTTGTCTAACCACCTCGCCGCTATCGCTGTCGACAATTTTAACCACAACTTCTTTCGTAGCATCATCCACTTCAAATTGCAGATTACGCTTCGCTTCCTGAAATAAACTATTACCTTTATCAACTGCCTGTTTTACAGCACCCAAAGTAGCATCCGCTTTAGCCTTTTCGCTTTGCGCATCAGCGGAAACCTGCGGATCAGCTTGCGCTGCCGCCGAATCCGGTGGCTGCCCCTTTTGGGTTACTCCAGACGGATTGGCATAGTGCAACTCTTGCTTACTGTTAGAATTCACAACAGTCACGGGAGATAGCTTCAACACATTTGAAATCTCGCTACTCATGACGCTCACCTTATACTAATCATATAAAAACGGAAGGCCACGCGTACCGTAACCCTCCTAAATTGACTATCTAAGCAAACTAAGCACTGACTGTGTCGATTGGTTTGCCTGCGCCAACATCGCCGTTCCCGCTTGTTGCAATATTTGCGACCGACTCAAGTTGGATGTCTCCACAGCAAAATCGGCATCCAATATTCTCGAACGAGCAGCACTTTGGTTCTCAATCGAGGATTGCAAATTACCGATTGTAGTCGTAAACCGGTTCTGCACGGCACCCAATGTAGCACGAAAATCATCGATTCTGGAAATCGCGGTGTCTATCGTATTGATTGCGGACAACACGCCATCGGAAGTAGCGGCACTACCGATTGAGACCCCGCCCGCCGCGACCGCACTGATACCGGAAACCCCTTGTAAATCGGAAACGGTAATCGAAATCTGGTTATTGGCGGAAGTACCGGCACCCACTTGAAAAACGGCGGCAACCAAACTGCCGTTGAGGATTTTTTTACCATTGAACTCGGTGTTTTCGATGATCCTGTTGATCTCGTCGCCAAGTTGTTTAAATTCGGTTTGCAGTTTTTGCCGATCGGAGTCGGATACCGCGCCTCTGTTGGCTGCTTGCACACCCAAGTCACGCATACGTTGCAAGGTCTCGGTAATCGAACCCATCGCACTTTCAGCCGTTTGCGCCATGGAAATACCATCATTTGCGTTCCGCATAGCCACTGTCATGCCGCGCACTTGAGAGGTCATTCTATCCGCAATCGCCAGACCCGCCGCGTCATCTTTTGCAGAGTTGACCCGCAAGCCTGACGACAACCTCTCCATCGAGGTTTTTAACGACATATTTGTTCTATCCAGCATACGTTGACTATTCAACGACGCAACATTTGTATTGATTACCATTGCCATGATGTCACCCTCCACGCTGTTTCAGACCAAGAACATCTTAAACAGTGCATTTTTTGATTGATTAAAAAGAAGTTTTTTAACTCAACCTATTTATCGTCTACGACAACGAATACTTTAAATTTATTTTACCCCGTATCGATCGCCTGGGGCGCGCCTCAACAAAAACGAATAAACATATAAAAAACAATAATTTAACAAAAAACAGCCCTTGTCTTATAACACCCAAACCGCCAACTGAGCGCTGTACGGGGAAACTTCACTCGAACAGTTCCCACGTCAAAGGTGTGCCCTTCTTCACAGTTTTTGTTACTTTCCGCCCTAAAAGCACGTCGTAAAATTTCGGCGGAAGCCCATGCCCTGGCCGAATACGTCGTAAGTTTAAGGGCGTAAGCACATCACCAGCCGCCAAATCTTCGGCAATATAAAGAGAACGCCGACGCATACGCGCTTTTTCCTCAGCCTCTGTCGGACCGTATTTGACGCTACCTAAAGCTTGCCACGCCCGTTCGGTTTCCGTCACCAAACCGGCAAATTCGCTGGGCTCCAACGAAAAAGCGGCGTCAACGCCGCCCTCGGCCCGATCAAGCGTGAAATGTTTTTCGATTACGGTCGCTCCGAAAGCCACCGCCGCCACTGCGGCGCCAATTCCCAGCGTGTGATCCGAAAGACCCACTTCACAACCGAACAACTCCCTCATGTGGGCAATAGTACGTAAATTGCTATTTTCCGCAGATGCAGGATAGGTACTGGTACATTTGAACAACACCAGCTCGTTGCATCCGGCCGTGCGAGCCGTATCGACTGCTTCGGCAATTTCGGCGATTGTCGCCATGCCGGTCGAGATTAACAGCGGCTTCCCGGTGCCGGCCACTTTACGGATCAAGGGCAAATCAACACACTCGAAAGAGGCAATCTTGTAACACGGCACATCCAAAGTCTCGAGAAAATCCACAGCCGCTTCATCAAAAGGCGAACTGAAACACTGCAAACCATGCGCTCTGGCTCGGGCCATGAT
This sequence is a window from Methylomonas methanica MC09. Protein-coding genes within it:
- a CDS encoding flagellar protein FliT; the encoded protein is MLSPENASDADPVWIELQNNILNTYSEKIESCIEHSAWKMLAVVMEARHAYLLRLFSPTVSEQYRAFLKQLAESILRQDVHIQARVEQQRSVIAQQQLSLDRGRRAVKSYASNN
- a CDS encoding phosphoserine transaminase, producing the protein MMNLQNSLNFSGGPGALPESVLLQLSEELIQVPGLGISILGISHRSEWFAEVISELEDNIRALLGLNEKYHVLLLQGGATQQFSMVPMTLLRGKSTAAEYIQTGYWSGKAIPEAKLEGPIRVIWNGRAAGFNRLPTDDELCFSPDAPYIHYISNETVEGLQFQRVLGRDDVPRVCDMSSDFLSKPGDFERFSLIYAHAQKNIGPSGITVVVVRDELIEQPHAELPSFLDYKTQAKAHSNFNTPPVFAIYAVLLVTRWLIKDIGGLTQMDRINRRKAELLYGLIDDSDGFYQGRAETADRSLMNVVFNLPSLELEKRFIQESQAAGFSGLAGHRAIGGLRASIYNAVTIEAVEELVNFMDAFWRKSVRN
- the fliD gene encoding flagellar filament capping protein FliD; this translates as MIVSSTGIGSGIDIQNLATQLATAEAQPALNAISRKTSTANALLSGLGTLKSGLSDFNSVVAKLKDGNLFKTFKTTSSDESVLKATAAAGAVSGSYAVEVVQLAKAQKAIAASEFSNSSALIGSGTLTFDTPAGSTFSITTDNTTTLEDLRDSINRATGNDFVTASIVNVDHVSTGPTDPDNGKTVSKLVLTAKDTGISNGFTVSGSDDDGNNSDLSGISSFFSGNLQSLSDPLDAIIKVDQQTATRSSNTISDVLPGVTLDLQNSNVGGTVDVQINLDQEAIQATVQSFVDGYNKLATTTRNLGKFGGATDGSGAGNGALIGDSTLRLVTGQIRQGATSTVSSASGDYNSLAMIGISIDRNGVMSLDSTKLSEALNADLQSVSDVFSSEDGVATRLDSKVKLFLQSGGSLETRQNSLKKQISALSDQKIDVEERQANFQAILLKQFTAMDVTVGTLNTTSSFLSNWINNL
- a CDS encoding flagellar protein FlaG, coding for MDISNALSLKVASYKVDGLAPADSISGLSKDAKPNETKSEGVKQATELIPKTESVPTEPNSNRDELKRISEKLQSMFNSDLIFSIDERSGEHVIQVIDKSTKEVIRQIPSEEAIQIKESIDRFQKGLLVNIKT
- the fliS gene encoding flagellar export chaperone FliS codes for the protein MYSPAYKNRAQHYTDVHNVGGVGEDSPHRLIQMLMEGFLARINSAKGAIAHGDFEAKSLFISRAIGIVGGLNEALDLEQGGDLAINLNQLYSYINSQLVQASYENSEAKLDEVAALMRDIKEAWDAIA
- a CDS encoding ATP-grasp domain-containing protein — its product is MTQFDNKFIGLVPLLRMSINGDDLRSTCQNLLTKAADNPENSNLWMNLSTAMLCIEQRDIGLSIQSQALEMSRIYHLAAAIQPAKLRLLMLMTPGDLAANTPLDCLLENTDIDLIYYYLSSGDPFAESIPDHDALMVAFSELEENDSLIDTLSQRLKDWPHPVINAPLCIPSTRRDNASRLLQDIPGLFIPSTFRVSRADLISVANAKLPLSELIANHDFPIILRPLDSHAGRDLVKIENTAEITEYLSRIEDSMFFLSKFIDYSGEDDQFRKFRIAIIDGTPFACHMAISSHWMIHYVNAGMYEDAAKRNEERQFMETFDSFILRHATALTEIHQRTGLDYLCIDCAETASGELLIFEIDHAMIVHAMDNEALFPHKRLHIEKISSAFRDYLLRLAVSGTTSS
- a CDS encoding flagellin; this translates as MAMVINTNVASLNSQRMLDRTNMSLKTSMERLSSGLRVNSAKDDAAGLAIADRMTSQVRGMTVAMRNANDGISMAQTAESAMGSITETLQRMRDLGVQAANRGAVSDSDRQKLQTEFKQLGDEINRIIENTEFNGKKILNGSLVAAVFQVGAGTSANNQISITVSDLQGVSGISAVAAGGVSIGSAATSDGVLSAINTIDTAISRIDDFRATLGAVQNRFTTTIGNLQSSIENQSAARSRILDADFAVETSNLSRSQILQQAGTAMLAQANQSTQSVLSLLR
- a CDS encoding flagellar protein FlaG, encoding MSSEISNVLKLSPVTVVNSNSKQELHYANPSGVTQKGQPPDSAAAQADPQVSADAQSEKAKADATLGAVKQAVDKGNSLFQEAKRNLQFEVDDATKEVVVKIVDSDSGEVVRQIPAEETLDFIKRMQELDGQQGSMLQDRA
- the pseI gene encoding pseudaminic acid synthase, giving the protein MHISHQAISKDQPPFIIAEMSGNHNQSLERALAIVDAAAQAGAHAVKLQTYTADSMTLDITDGEFVISDPASLWKGQALHSLYQQAYTPWEWHAPIMARARAHGLQCFSSPFDEAAVDFLETLDVPCYKIASFECVDLPLIRKVAGTGKPLLISTGMATIAEIAEAVDTARTAGCNELVLFKCTSTYPASAENSNLRTIAHMRELFGCEVGLSDHTLGIGAAVAAVAFGATVIEKHFTLDRAEGGVDAAFSLEPSEFAGLVTETERAWQALGSVKYGPTEAEEKARMRRRSLYIAEDLAAGDVLTPLNLRRIRPGHGLPPKFYDVLLGRKVTKTVKKGTPLTWELFE
- a CDS encoding methyl-accepting chemotaxis protein, yielding MSLYDILFLFLTGSICGGLGFWLGRKITPPPVRSVINKEPVIDIKNVKRYVDSVDDFSRLITPAWAAHIESSRQEMEQAVGALTQHFAGITVSLNETLNSSNSSLGQDNAEIFLTSNQRLRQVVGSLEASLQENLTVLERIRSLTGFVEELKTMAREVARIADQTNLIALNAAIEAARAGDAGRGFAVVADEVRKLSKLSGETGKLIGSKVEQINLAMHSTLVAVEKSTEDEAAAVSSSNENIQAVLHNLQEVFDGLQRYSGDLSHSAQAIKSQIDEALVHFQFQDRIGQVLMHVSESIEKFPHHISSIHAAGVESLQPLDNAAMLEALKSTYTMEAEHRAHGESPSSTQSDEITFF